One genomic window of Canis aureus isolate CA01 chromosome 15, VMU_Caureus_v.1.0, whole genome shotgun sequence includes the following:
- the LOC144283948 gene encoding uncharacterized protein LOC144283948, with protein MMQIWLNYYGDDFHQFPEFPSLIKLLQILRQHMPGTDAHLRALRHLRQFRRLHAAEREAGALARGKHPEPTLQRTPAPTVGPAAPWGLAAGAEGLACDEPPAGEAKPLQIVVTAALQESPAPLGALDEEQAPPPALEVVDVPPPPPNSMEQLASGMEQPVEPPEEPAPSPTVEPGEGSGSEGIVAAGDEDLVKAEMLVPEVKVVHVLVEPMVPCHDEEEPPAPMATPEE; from the exons ATGATGCAAATATGGTTGAATTATTATGGGGACGACTTTCATCAgttcccagaatttccctcccttATAAAACTCCTCCAAATActaagacagcacatgccaggcacagatgcgcatctccgggccctgcgtcacctgaggcaattcagacgcctccatgcagcggagcgagaggctgggg CTTTGGCCCGAGGAAAACACCCTGAACCCACTCTGCAGCGCACCCCAGCTCCGAccgtggggcctgctgccccgtggggcctggctgctggggctgagggcttggcctgCGATGAGCCGCCTGCTGGGGAGGCaaagcccctgcagatagtggtcactgctgccctgcaggagtcccctgcacccctgggagccctggaTGAGGAGCAGGCGCCACCCCCTGCTCTCGAGGTTGTGGATGTGCCCCCGCCACCACCTAACTCGATGGAGCAACTGGCCTCGGGGATGGAGCAACCCGTTGAGCCACCCGAAGAGCCCGCCCCATCTCCCACTGTGGAGCCTGGGGAAGGTTCAGGGTCTGAAGGGATAGTGGCTGCTGGAGATGAGGACCTGGTCAAGGCAGAGATGCTGGTTCCTGAGGTGAAGGTGGTGCACGTGTTGGTCGAACCTATGGTTCCTTGCCACGATGAGGAGGAGCCCCCTGCTCCCATGGCCACCCCGGAGGAGTAG